In Oreochromis niloticus isolate F11D_XX linkage group LG18, O_niloticus_UMD_NMBU, whole genome shotgun sequence, one genomic interval encodes:
- the LOC109195439 gene encoding uncharacterized protein LOC109195439: MTVYEHVWGRRQDKRHAVEEPESVCVLLLSAPTVSAVSLYVSPNHQQFFKGGRYVSLSCVDDGQTADGWTVKRTRGVSTEGCGAAADFRRVNNSFCVLDLSVSSGGSFWCENSSGQKSDEVSIAVSEKQLILEIPALPVNTGSNVTLFCKTRNGSAKKSYFFKDEVKLGDGPEGKLILHNVQQSDEGLYSCSTVIHQSPQSRLKVKEPPPPPPPPHTTIMYTPSPSPSPSGNTEPSASSSLRPRSPSVSVLRLFCHLLVFCPYFISTILLLLICCSRK; this comes from the exons ATGACCGTCTATGAGCACGTGTGGGgaaggagacaggacaaaagacatgctgtggaagagccAGAGa gtgtgtgtgtgctgctgctgtctgcaccGACTGTTTCTGCAG TCTCTCTGTATGTCAGCCCAAACCATCAGCAGTTCTTTAAAGGAGGCCGTTATGTCTCCCTGAGTTGTGTCGATGATGGTCAGACAGCTGATGGATGGACAGTAAAGAGGACCAGAGGAGTATCCACTGAGGGCTGTGGAGCAGCTGCAGACTTTAGAAGGGTTAATAATTCCTTTTGTGTTCTGGATCTTTCCGTCTCATCTGGTGGAAGTTTCTGGTGTGAAAACTCATCTGGACAGAAGAGCGATGAAGTCTCCATCGCTGTTTCAG AAAAACAATTGATCCTGGAGATCCCGGCACTTCCAGTGAACACAGGAAGTAATGTCACTCTGTTCTGCAAAACCAGAAATGGTTCAGCAAAAAAATCGTATTTCTTCAAAGATGAAGTCAAACTTGGAGATGGACCTGAAGGAAAACTGATTCTCCATAATGTACAGCAGTCTGATGAAGGGCTCTACTCGTGTTCTACGGTTATTCATCAGTCTCCTCAAAGCAggctgaaggtcaaag agcctcctcctcctcctcctccccctcacACAACCATAATGTACACTCCTTCACCCTCACCCTCGCCCTCTGGTAATACTGAGCCTTCGGCCTCTTCCTCTCTTCGTCCTCGTTCACCCTCTGTGTCTGTACTAAGACTCTTCTGCCACCTGCTGGTTTTCTGTCCATACTTCATCTCTACCATCCTGCTGCTGTTGATCTGCTGCAGCAGGAAGTGA
- the LOC100689714 gene encoding tumor necrosis factor receptor superfamily member 5-like isoform X2, translating into MVSALLIFGYAAVFIVPVLSCRPKEYKTNDGWCCPTCNEGRVVQRDCTAFSGTQCHSCDLGTFMNQTNSLYNCFPCTSCDTGHGLFVKQNCTATTDTVCDVLNGYHCKDLIDNNRCSLAEKHSQCAAGQRIKEPGTSRSDTVCEDCEPGFFSKDGVNCTAWTICSERQIIVEEGSSTSDVVCGPRHRYGLISSVVLLLIIVICLVIAGFVKACKYHLTSVKSAHSAQHLQSLTC; encoded by the exons ATGGTGTCTGCGTTGCTTATCTTCG GATATGCCGCCGTCTTCATAGTGCCCGTGTTATCGTGTCGCCCAAAGgagtataaaacaaatgatggATGGTGCTGCCCGACGTGCAACGAAG GTAGAGTTGTTCAGAGAGACTGCACAGCATTTTCAGGAACTCAGTGCCATTCATGTGACCTGGGGACCTTTATGAACCAAACCAACAGCCTGTATAACTGTTTCCCCTGCACTTCCTGTGACACAG gtcaTGGTCTCTTTGTCAAGCAGAACTGTACAGCAACAACTGACACAGTGTGTGATGTTTTAAATGGATATCACTGCAAAGATTTGATTGACAATAACAGATGTAGTTTGGCAGAGAAACATTCACAGTGTGCAGCTGGTCAGAGGATAAAAGAACCTG GAACCAGCAGAAGTGACACAGTGTGTGAAGACTGTGAGCCAGGATTCTTTTCCAAGGACGGTGTGAACTGCACGGCTTGGACGAT TTGCTCTGAACGCCAGATTATAGTTGAAGAAGGAAGCTCAACCAGTGACGTCGTCTGTGGACCAAGACATCGTTATGGTTTAATTTCATCTGTTGTGCTTTTGCTAATAATAGTAATTTGCCTTGTGATAGCAGGATTTGTGAAAGCATGTAAGTACCATCTAACCAGTGTCAAATCTGCTCACTCTGCACAGCACCTACAGTCACTAACATGTTAA